The stretch of DNA AGGAATCTCCCTTGGAATCTGGTTAGTTCGCACAGGATAGTCAATTTGCTGAGCTTTTGTGCCCATAAATCCTCCAATGAGAGTAAGTGGCACTGAAATGCAGAACCAGAGGAAGAACAACTCAAAATACAGATAAATGGGAATAGCACCAGTACTTTTGCTGCCCCAGAGAAGAAAATTCAGTGTCGTGAGAATAATAAAGGCAATCCCAGGGAAAAAGCACGCAGATGACCAGGAAACTGATCTCCACCCTTCTGAAGTTCCCTTAAGGGTCCTCCACAGACGTACACTGACATATCCAGCAGCAATTCCCAAGAAGAGATATAAAATTATCATCCCTGTTAGGAGCATTCCCCTGGAAGCTGGTGACATGAAACCCAGGGCTGCAAAAACAATTGTCACAGCAGCCATTCCGAGAATCTGAACCCCATCCCCAACCATCACACAAAGAAGCTTTGAACCTTCAGGCTCCCTAAAAACATCACCCACAACAAGCTTCCATCCAGAAAGCTCTTCATTCATCTGTGCTTGTGCCTCTTTGTCCAACTCCTCATACCGTGTCAAGTCCCTTCTCACAGTTCTCAAAAAAATGACAAAGACAATACCAGCTAGGAAAAAAATCACCATGAGTGAATTTAGGATAGAGAACCAATGCACCCGGGAACCCTCCATCTTTAAATAAGCATCCCAACGCGATGGCCATCTTATATCACTTTTCACAAAGTCAACTTCATATGTAAATGCTACCCTCTCTTGCTCTTTAATTGGTTGGTACTTGTCTAGCTCAGCTGGGCAGTCTGAAGAAGAGATAATGTCATACATGTGGAGTTTGGTCATGACTTCAGGATCCCTCTTAATACTACAAGGGATTACCTGGAAGCCAACAATTTCATATCCagataccttcttcttgtcagCTTCAGAAATAACACCCATACCTTCCTCCCCAGTCCCAATGATTTCAACACCATTCCCTTCATATTCATGAACCAAGACTTTGAATTTGAGATGATTGATGATGTAATCTGCACTACCATCCGGTGCCGTGTACCCAACAGGGAACCCCGTCCACTGGATCTTAATCCCATTTTGATTGGCAAACCTCATAACAGGCAAATTGTCAAGGATCATATTTACTTGATACAGATCACGAGTCCTTTGTTTCAGTAGCTTTACCTCAACCTCGCTCAAGGGGGGCGTAGTGCAGAGGTAGATTGAATGATTAACATTCATGCTGAAAAGGTAGGGAGAGTTATCGATCTGATCTCCCCTGAGGAGCTCTCCAAGATTCTCAGCACTTTTCTTTATGCCACCAAGCGGCTTGCAGTAAGGGAGACTGTAGTAGCTGTAGGGAAGCTCAGTCTCAATAGAGGTCAATGAATTAACCTTCGCATATATGTGATCTCCAGTCGAGTAAGTGTGCATGTAGCTTCCCGGAAGATAAAATGCATCgctaatttgaagaaaaaaattgacaatGAAGAAAAGGCAAACACAGTAGATCACTGGTTTTCTCCTGGTTGGTACCTCCATTATCCACCAAATGTCAAAAAATTAACCCAACTCGGACGATGCATTCAACACGAAATCTACATCAGAATAAAACACTTACATGAGATGGCAGATATTTAAACAAGTACGAATAGAATGCAAGCACCCGACATGAACATTCAGAAATCAGATCTATAACATGTGAAGCGTGAGGAAAGGAAACAACAACGCAGATGAGCTTACGAACAAAAAATCAGATGACAAGAATAAACTATAACAGGAAACAACTCCAACGAAAAAGCTAACAAGTAATAACAACACGAGAAGAAAAAACACGAGGAATGCGTAACTAATCGATATGGGAGGAAGAACGAGGAAAAAAGGCATCATCAGGAACACATTGCAAACTGAAATGCAGAGATCTGATTAGAGAGGAGAGAGCGTTGAGATTACCATGGATTCTGACAATGGAGATTAGATGCAAAATGGAGTAATTTATAACCGTCTATAATTATTATGGCAtttatatgtctttttttttttaacttttggatAACTATTAATATTacatttacatatatatttttacagtagaaataaaatgatcacgtattcaaaatttattttatttttttaaaattcattatataccCAAAGTAGGATCCATTCAAATTTAATACACCATGAAATCTATTTAAGGATATAATTGGAAATATGGACAACCGACCACGGTTCTGTTTCCATAAGTGAAAATTACGAGAATAGAAAAAACACTAACCGTCACAAAATGATTATTACTTTCTGTACTATTAGGCCCAGTCAGGCCCAACTTCACTCAACAATCCCGTTTTTAGTTATTCATGGACCCTTTAGTTGAGGCTTTTACTTTTTGCACTTCAACAATTTCTTCACGCACCCcctaacaatttttaaaatgaccATTTTGTCATCTGAAAATGCAACTTTCAGATTATATATTCTGAAAATTTTCCACAATTTCCAAAATTTGGAAACATAATTTCCAGAATAAATTTCAGGAATATAATTAACCTAACTTGGACGATGCATTCAACACGAAATCTACAAcagaataaaacattttaacatGAGATGTCAGAAATTTAAACAAGCAAGAATAAAATGCAAGCACCCGACATGAACATTCCGAAATCAGATCTATTAAATGTGAAGCGTGAGGAAAGAAAACAACAACGCAGATGAACTTACAAACAGAAAATCAGATGAGAAGAATAAACTACAACACGAAACAACTCCAATAAAAAAGCTAACAAGTAACAATAACACGAGAAGAAAACACACGAAGAATGCGTAATATGGGAGCAAGAAAAAGCAAAAAGGCATCATCAAGAACACATTGGAAAGTGAAATGCAGAGATCTGATTAGAGAGGAGAGAGCGTTGAAGTTACCATGGATTCTGACGATACAGATCTCAATGCTCAACACAACGCAACAGATGCAAATGGTGGTTAGATGCAAATGGAGTAATATATAACTATCTATAATTATTATGGATATCCTATTTGCATTTATGTGTCTTttcattttaacttttagataaatattgatattacatttccgtgtttttttttttttttacttttgaacAGTAGAAATAAAATGATCGCgtgttcaaattttattttatttttttgtaaattcattaaaattacGAGAAACGAGAATAGACAAAACACTAACCGTTTGCTCGCCAAAATGATTATTTCTTACTGTACGATTGGGCCTAGTCAGGCCCAACTTCGGCTCAAAATTCCCGTTTGAAGTTACTCTTGAACCCTTTAGTTAAGGTTTACTTTCTGCACCTCTACAATTTCTTTGCACACctctcaaatttttaaaatgacatcTTGCTATCCCGAAATGTGATTTCAGATTATACAAACTTTTCAGAATTTCCGAAATAACATTTTCGGAACAAAATTTCCAGAATAAAATTTCTGGAATATGATTTCCAAAACCTAATTTGAGGAGTATATGAAATGTATTCTATaataaattttccaaaacatATTCTTTCCATGCAGCATTATTCAAcacttatttttcttcattttgcaACAGCAAAGACGAGTCTTTTTCTCTTATTGGTAGAATGCAGATAATAATTATGCGAGTGAAGGAAGCAATGAATTTCTGGGCCTGCTTTAATAAACTTTGATTTTAACAACTAATCTTTTGTTATtgacatgaataattttttttcatgactAAATTGTTGTGATGTTAAAAGCGAAAGTACTTTCTTAACAAATTACACAACCAAATGTTGATAAAAAAGAGAGGGGAAGGTTGATCTAGCCAGAAAAAAGAGATATCAGAAGCTGTGAAGTGTTTGTAATTGTTTTACATGTCATTTCTTAGAAGTGGCACACCAAGGAACAAAATGTCCATGATGaagatcatgatgatgatgatacaGTACCAAAGAGCAAAGAGAGGATATAGAAAAGTGATTGAGTTTTGGTAACTGCGtacaacaacaacaccaacaacCGAGACAGTAAAGAATATGTAACAACATATGATACATCAGTGGAACTTGAGACTGGTCAAGATGTTGTTGTGCACAGGGTCAGCAAGATGATCTAGGAGGTTCTGGTATGGACCAACACCTGTGACAGGAGCTTGAATAAAGTAACCCAAGATCGCCAACATAGCCAACCTTCCATTCTTCACCTCCTTCAGCTTCAAATCCTTCAACGATTTCTCATCCTTGCCGAAACCAAGAGGGTTGAACAAAGGTCCTCCGGGGTATGCTGGTTCACCAGAACCTCCGAGACCTTTTTCTAGTCCTAAGAAGTACTGCTTCCCCATAGACCCTGGTTTCGCCCAGTCTTGGAATCTTCTGTGTTCTGCAAAACCCATCAGTGCCATCTCCAACACGAACAGCGTGTACGAGTCTGCCCAGTAGTTGTATGTTCCTGCGGGTGGGAACACACCGGTTCTGAACCATGGCAGTGCTGTCTCCTCAGGGATCAGACCAGCCTTGCCCAGAATTTCAGGTGCTATGGCACCAACTGCGCCCAACATTGCAAAACGACCATTGATGATCTCACCATACGCTAGCCATTTCGGCTCGATGAACCCCCCTGTTCCTTCAGGGTCTGAAAGCCCAAGAGGGTCAAATCCATAGTCACCGGGAAGGCTGCAAAAAACCAAATCTTCTTCTAAATTCCACAACTTTATCAGTAGTTCGTTCAaaaataggatttttttttttttttttacctgcCATCCAAGTAAGAAAGACTTTGCTTTGATGCAAACCATAAAGGTCTGTCCGCTCCTTGCTGAACTCAAAAAGGAAGAAACTTTGTTAAGTAGAAGAAACTTCAGATGcagatgaagagaaaaaaaggagtgagagaggaagaaaagaaaccTTGACAGGGGGAGTAGAAGCTGCCTTAACAATGAAGGAGGCTTTTCGGGAGAAGGTAACCGGAGATTGGTGTGATCTTGGTCCGAGACTCTGTCTTGCAGCCTCTGCTGAGAGGACGAGAGATGAAGATGATAGCAGAGCTTGTGCAGGCATGGTGGTTGGTTACTACTACTCCTTTGTTGCGATTGCAATTTGTGCAGCAAAAGAGAGTAATGGAAGTGAAGGTTTATGTGTTTGAACCACTAAAAAGCCAAAGGGGTGGAAGATATGGAGGAAGGTGAACCACTACTACTTTGGCCCGCATGTACGACCAGTATCCAACTCATGGTGGATATTGCATGGCGCAATGCAGTGCAGTGAGGATGAGATTATGATCTTGTTCTCCAACCAAGTGTGTACACGTAATGTCATGAATCCGATAAGGGTTGGATATTATTTCCTGTTTCTTATTTTCTCTGGATAACGTCTTCCCAAATTTTCAAGGATGAATCTTTTCCACATGTCAGAATTTTAACATAGGTAACACCACAggtcacaaaaataaaacaccTAGGATGTGTAACATTAAAATGTCGAGATAACTGTTTGTTTCTTTCTTGCTGGTTCAAATTATTTCgatatattgtatttatataatataataatttatacaaatttttttctcttttctcccttactatgaaattaattatgactttttgtatctttttttttatgtttgttctattatagatttaaaaaaaaaaaacaataaactcATTTGATACACTAGAGACATAAAACTCTGTATCACCAGCAAGGcagattttattttcaaaataaaaaatattattatcatattatatatgaatttatatatttttacgttAATATGTTGGTACTTGACTCatggtataaatatataaatctcaaaagtttgaaaatttgatattatttaatagTAAATTTTAGAAGCTGAGAAGATCAAATGAAAAAGCAATTAGACCAAGTTTTTTAAGGAAAACACGTTTTTTCACAATTTGgttcaattttcatttcttattaatatataaattgaaccaaatcatgtattatatttatttttcttttgtatttctatATAAAACATGATTATCTTAACCAAAATCACGACTCAGTTTGATAGTcacaatatataattttacgTGTTGGATATTTTTTTGGTTGTATTTCGTTTTGTTTTGTGACTGGAATAGCAGATCAATGTGTCTCTTCATGACATCCATGACTAATTAACATTGGTTTATAATGCAAATGTAATGCActtcttataaataaaatgtttgttgTGTAATCATCATATGTAGTTTGGTTTAACTTCATTGAATATAGTTGATGCAAATGTCGTTTCCAGAAGTTAATCTTTGCttaaaatttaatcttattaattatcacattaaaatttatttagaaattcaATGGAATAAAAGTTGTGAAAATATAACGTAAATGCAAACGGACATTAatctatataaattaattaagagaaaaaagcAGAGTATTAAAAAAACAACTCTAAAAATCTAACAATTCGATTGCattgtttgattatttttaaaatattacattttttttgtaaatatataaaaataaatggcTTGTAACACTAACATTACACTTCTATTATGTATAGAaggtttttgtttttacaaaagacttaatttaatcatttaaacattataaaaaattaaacacataGATAAAcctagaaaaacaaaaatcaagcaCATAAACCAAACtataaaaaagtaaagttaAGTAACATGTTAAGCTTGGTTtgctaatatttttaatttatagttcAGGTTGCTAACACAACTTTACATTTCCTCTTAACAAATTTGAATACTTTTTGTGGGACATTCATTTAAACTATACACTATAAAACTAGACCTTTTTTCCACAACCAAAAACCCACAGTAAAAGATGATAATCCCGACCAAACAGGGCACATGACTCAGTTCAATGGTTATAAAATGCAACTAGGAGCttaagtataaatttaaattaggttTACAGTGTATTGATgtgtttttttagttaattctatGCGCCTCCGTTTTAGACTATTGTTTCTAGATATCCTTGTACACCGGATTGTAATTTAATAGTGTTTTTGACGAAAACGACAAGACTGGAGGGTGATGTGAGTAAACGGGATAAATAGCATAGATTGTACCTTAGCAAGAGATCTCCAAGTGCTTCTTTTTTTGAGCTAACTTTACTGTTTAAAATCTAGCATTGGACATG from Vigna unguiculata cultivar IT97K-499-35 chromosome 8, ASM411807v1, whole genome shotgun sequence encodes:
- the LOC114194439 gene encoding transmembrane 9 superfamily member 12-like; the protein is MEVPTRRKPVIYCVCLFFIVNFFLQISDAFYLPGSYMHTYSTGDHIYAKVNSLTSIETELPYSYYSLPYCKPLGGIKKSAENLGELLRGDQIDNSPYLFSMNVNHSIYLCTTPPLSEVEVKLLKQRTRDLYQVNMILDNLPVMRFANQNGIKIQWTGFPVGYTAPDGSADYIINHLKFKVLVHEYEGNGVEIIGTGEEGMGVISEADKKKVSGYEIVGFQVIPCSIKRDPEVMTKLHMYDIISSSDCPAELDKYQPIKEQERVAFTYEVDFVKSDIRWPSRWDAYLKMEGSRVHWFSILNSLMVIFFLAGIVFVIFLRTVRRDLTRYEELDKEAQAQMNEELSGWKLVVGDVFREPEGSKLLCVMVGDGVQILGMAAVTIVFAALGFMSPASRGMLLTGMIILYLFLGIAAGYVSVRLWRTLKGTSEGWRSVSWSSACFFPGIAFIILTTLNFLLWGSKSTGAIPIYLYFELFFLWFCISVPLTLIGGFMGTKAQQIDYPVRTNQIPREIPARKYPSWLLVLGAGTLPFGTLFIELFFILSSIWLGRFYYVFGFLLVVLLLLVIVCAEVSVVLTYMHLCVEDWRWWWKSFFASGSVALYVFLYSINYLVFDLQSLSGPVSAILYLGYSLLMAIAIMLSTGTIGFLMSFYFVHYLFSSVKID
- the LOC114195313 gene encoding chlorophyll a-b binding protein 8, chloroplastic; translation: MPAQALLSSSSLVLSAEAARQSLGPRSHQSPVTFSRKASFIVKAASTPPVKQGADRPLWFASKQSLSYLDGSLPGDYGFDPLGLSDPEGTGGFIEPKWLAYGEIINGRFAMLGAVGAIAPEILGKAGLIPEETALPWFRTGVFPPAGTYNYWADSYTLFVLEMALMGFAEHRRFQDWAKPGSMGKQYFLGLEKGLGGSGEPAYPGGPLFNPLGFGKDEKSLKDLKLKEVKNGRLAMLAILGYFIQAPVTGVGPYQNLLDHLADPVHNNILTSLKFH